The genomic segment CAGAGGATGGTAGAGGCAGGAAGGCTGCCAGCATTAAAGCAATGGCACCTACCCCCGCCCATTTAAGTGAACCAGTTTTAACCTCTTCGTTTTTTTGCTCTGAGTCATTAATGACCTCTCTTACTGCGGCGAGATAATATAAGCCCAGAAAAAGGCCAACGAGCAACAAAAAATGCCCGCTCATGGATATCTGGCTGAAGAAAGGTAACGAGCCGAAACAGCCGCACTCCACGCCTTTGAAATAACTAACGAGCAAAATTCCCCAAAGCACAGCTGGCACGGCCAGCAATAAGGCGGAAACCCTCCACCAGATGACGATAGCGAGCCCGGCTTCAAATACCGATAGGATGAAAACCGCGACCTTGGCCAGTTCCGGCGAAATGGGCAGCAGTTGAACAATACTGAGAGCGGCTGCAATAGGGTCGATGAACTTGCCAAGTGCGGAAAGTATAAAGATAGTCGAAATTAATAACTTGAGACACATGGTTAGTTTGGAATTTTTCAATTTACCATTCATTACATTGTCTTTGGCGGTAGAGGTCTATCTCCTAATTCTCTAATACATAGCCAGACTTCCTGTTTGATGCTATCTCTCAAATCTGTCTATTTGTTTTGCTATCGTAGCTGTGATTTTCCTGCTTGTCTTTTCTTGATTTCAGTTGTAAGTTTTCGGAATCCATCAGGTGGAGTCATTTCATGTAAGATTTAGGAAGTTATAGTATTATCGTTGAAGTTTTGCACTTTTTTGCAAGCCCACGAATGCTTTGTGGGCAAGAAATTTTAAATCCCAAATCCCAAATAAATCCCAAAAGACCAATTGTTACGTGGAATTTGAATTTTACGGCCGCGCCGCGCTAGAAGTCTGGCCGAAAAGCCCAAACTCACTTGCCCAAAGGTGTCTCGCCGAGGGCTTCTGAGCACGGAATCGGTTAGAAAATCGCTCGGCGAGGACGCCGTCCCTTAATAATATACTTTTCGGCCGGACTTCTAGGTATATATAAAAATAAAATAAGAGCTGTTAGTAGTATGAGTGCTCGCTCACTCACCGCAGCTCTCCTTTTCTTTTGTGAGCGAGTCATTCCTGTTTAGCCCAGTTTTTTTAGGCCCCTGGGTCTGTTAAACAGGCGTCGGCATTAGAAAAGTGCTGGCGGAAATTGTGCGGGAAGATCAGCAGTATCTACGCTGGATTTCATTTGAATATCGCGGTCCCTGGAAATTTGGCGACCGCTTGGTGGAGAGCATCATCAAAAATACTCAGCTCCCTCATGGTTACAGGCTGAAGCGCGCCACCTTCTTTTTTCTCACAGGGGAGGAGAAGGAGCAGATCTACTTAGTGCTGGCTTTTGCTTTACTATTGGTTTATATGGTGACCGCCGGACTCTTCGAGTCACTGCTGCAGCCGTTTGTGGTGATTCTAACCGTTCCTTTAGCTCTGATTGGCGTTTTCCTTATTTTCTATTTCACGGATACCAACTTTGACCGCTCAGCATACATTGGTGTGATTTTACTCGCCGGGATTGTGGTCAACAATTCGATTATTCTGGTACATCATATCAATGATCTGCGGCGAAAGGGGTCAGCGGTTTTGGACGCCGTGATTCAAGGCGCTGCCGATCGCGTGCGGCCG from the candidate division KSB1 bacterium genome contains:
- a CDS encoding efflux RND transporter permease subunit is translated as MLAEIVREDQQYLRWISFEYRGPWKFGDRLVESIIKNTQLPHGYRLKRATFFFLTGEEKEQIYLVLAFALLLVYMVTAGLFESLLQPFVVILTVPLALIGVFLIFYFTDTNFDRSAYIGVILLAGIVVNNSIILVHHINDLRRKGSAVLDAVIQGAADRVRPILMTSATTVLGLLPLVLFTDAQGSIWYALALATIGGLLSSTLLVLVVIPVVYVVPARFRKSRSVKM
- a CDS encoding rhodanese-like domain-containing protein; this encodes MNGKLKNSKLTMCLKLLISTIFILSALGKFIDPIAAALSIVQLLPISPELAKVAVFILSVFEAGLAIVIWWRVSALLLAVPAVLWGILLVSYFKGVECGCFGSLPFFSQISMSGHFLLLVGLFLGLYYLAAVREVINDSEQKNEEVKTGSLKWAGVGAIALMLAAFLPLPSSASKIQAANFSANNSVDRAYVEAAFSYQNIPIIDARSQAEFEFGHIAGAVNIPYNSKTIADLAEKHALKNKPLIVYCSSSRCNVASILANKLQNLGCKNVKIYAGGWEEWQRLN